The window CCAAGCATTCCGCCAAGATAGAAAAACGCTGTGCATCCCAGTATGACAGCCATGGTAATGCCGACTGTCCTTTTTTTATCTTTCAAACAAATTCCTCCTCTCTGGGCAAAGCTCCGCTTCCACCGAGTCCATTCCGATGGTTTTGATGCTGGCAAGCCCGCCCAAGTATTCCCGGAGGAAGTGCGTCTGGTGGGGAAAGCATAGAACCTCAAACCGTCCGGTTTGGTTTTCAATTGCATCCCGAAAGCGAATGAGTCTTGCAATGTCCCCATCCAGATGCGATAAGATATTTACGCCATTCACACAGGCGTCGTATTCAAAAAGCCCTCGGTCATAGGATCTGACCTCAGGCTCAAATAAAAGTTCAAGGAGCTGCGCTTTCCAATCTGGTGCAGAAAGAAGACGCAGCTGCCGGATGCCGTCCCCGTTCATTGGGATAAAATGGACATGGCGGTAAATGGAATCGAATCGAAACTCCAGCCGTCTGGTTTTGTCTGATTCTAACAGGGTTCGCAGCGCTGTCTCTCCAGACTGGCCAAACAGTATCGCTGAATCCACCTCCAAAATACCGGCATTCAGTCTTGCCAGCTCGATCAGACTGTGGAGGGCTTTATACTCACCCATGCCGCTCCACTTCATCACGGCATCCCTCGTATTATAAACGGCATAACATCTGCCGGAAGAAAATAATGCGCCGGCCATGCGGGTGAACATGGTCTTGTTCATCTCCGCTTCCCCAACTTTCTTCAGATCCTTAGCCAGATAAAAACAGGGCGTACCATGCACAACCTGCAGAATCTCCCTGTTCTGAAGCCTGGGGAGAAGATATGGCCTTGCCTCCATACCGGCTTTCAGGAACATCGCCGCAGCTTCCGCAACCCGGTGGTTCCTGTCCCGGTGTGATACGTCTCCTGGAAAGCGGTGTCCCCAGAATGAATCCATATAATATCCATGCACACCCGGATGCAGCCATTCCAGTATGGGAAGCGCACCCTTGTAGAGCCGTATGGTCTTGCCCGCCCCTTTCCCGGATACGGTCAGGAGGCGGCAGGTGATTTCGTCACCGGAATTGAAATTACGAATCGTCTGAAGCGTAGTCAGTCTGGAAATAAGAGCCTTATAGACCCGTTCACTCCCAAGCAGAGAGAGGCTTTTGAATGGGAACTCCCCCACAAATGAAAGGAGCGTGATGATCTGCCAGACCTGACTGCCCGGGCGGAAATGAACCATAGACCCTCACCTCCGCTCATAAGCATTTTCCGACAACATGACTGCTCTCTTTGTCGGAATTTCCGGCGTAATGACGCCCCCAAACTGCTGCTATACTGGGCTTTTTTGCCCTCTCAGAAGATATGTATTTTTTCTCCGCCCGAAAAGCATCGTTTTTACATATGTTTTTTCGGTTAAATTTACCTTTTTTCATAGAGCAGTACCCCCTCATCCGGTATCCCGGTTTCCTTTACCAGCCAAATGGGGAAGTCCCATTTTGGCACTACATAAACCTCAGTCCGGTCCTCCGATCCTTCTGCGCTGCAGTAATAATGAGAGCAGACCGATGGGCCATCGTCCGTCATCACATACATGGCTACGATATCCGAAACCATATTGATTTCAATGTTGTCATGATCCCGCTTTTTTCTTTCGGGTCTGGCTTTGTCATATACATGACGATAAATCAGGATACCGTCCCGATACCGCACAGGAGGCTGCTTTTCAAAAAAAGCCCGCATAGCAGGATATAAAAAAGAGCGGATATAATCCGCCGACCCACCCGACTTTTTCGGAAGCAAAGCCGGGATGCGGAGACAAAACCAGCCCTCCGCCGTAAAACCGATTTCTACGGGAATACAATCCTTTATCCGACGCTCTACCTCAAGCTTTGCATTCGGCACACCGGTGTAAGCGGGAAGCGTCCGTGTCAAAAGAACCAGCCGCTCCGCTGTTTCTTCCATATTAAGTGAATGCAGATAAACTTCATAAGTGCTCCCATTTTCACAAAACCATTGTAT of the Luxibacter massiliensis genome contains:
- a CDS encoding DUF6100 family protein, which gives rise to MIKFLDTMGKIVRLEKRLQGQLASIQWFCENGSTYEVYLHSLNMEETAERLVLLTRTLPAYTGVPNAKLEVERRIKDCIPVEIGFTAEGWFCLRIPALLPKKSGGSADYIRSFLYPAMRAFFEKQPPVRYRDGILIYRHVYDKARPERKKRDHDNIEINMVSDIVAMYVMTDDGPSVCSHYYCSAEGSEDRTEVYVVPKWDFPIWLVKETGIPDEGVLLYEKR